In Candidatus Kryptobacter tengchongensis, a genomic segment contains:
- a CDS encoding shikimate dehydrogenase, protein MIIDAETKLVGLIGHPVSHSFSPFIHNTAFEIIGLNYKYITFDVLPEHLKDALKGIIALGIKGVNVTIPHKEIVIENLDNVSPEARIIGAVNTIVNENGILSGYNTDVYGFTESLKKYKEIISNTPVFIFGAGGSARAVIYSLITNFQPERIVIANRNTSRAEGLVRYFSQVLGYKDFEVKEFFFPEIAGDIKSSRLVVNTTPIGMHPNINDLPVQTNEIFHEGQIVYDLVYNPPMTKFLKLAQSKGAEVISGIEMLILQASKSFELWTGKEMPIAEVKKFLLQKLKSRKRKNDT, encoded by the coding sequence ATGATAATAGATGCAGAAACAAAACTTGTTGGATTGATAGGGCATCCCGTTTCTCACTCGTTTTCTCCGTTTATTCATAACACTGCATTTGAAATTATAGGGTTGAATTACAAATATATAACATTTGATGTTCTTCCGGAACATTTAAAAGACGCTTTAAAAGGGATAATTGCACTTGGGATAAAAGGAGTCAATGTAACAATACCTCACAAGGAAATCGTCATTGAAAATCTTGATAATGTCTCACCAGAGGCGAGAATTATTGGAGCGGTGAACACGATAGTAAACGAAAACGGCATACTTAGCGGATATAACACAGATGTTTATGGATTTACCGAATCATTGAAAAAATACAAGGAAATTATATCAAATACCCCGGTTTTTATCTTTGGTGCTGGAGGTTCAGCAAGGGCTGTCATTTACTCGTTGATAACAAATTTTCAACCTGAAAGAATTGTCATAGCAAACCGAAACACTTCACGAGCCGAGGGGCTTGTTAGATATTTCTCACAGGTTCTCGGATATAAAGATTTTGAAGTTAAAGAATTTTTCTTCCCAGAAATTGCTGGTGATATTAAATCATCACGACTTGTTGTCAACACCACACCAATTGGAATGCATCCAAATATAAATGATTTACCAGTTCAGACAAATGAAATTTTTCACGAGGGGCAGATTGTTTATGATCTCGTTTATAATCCACCGATGACAAAATTTTTAAAACTTGCCCAAAGCAAAGGTGCAGAAGTTATAAGCGGTATTGAAATGTTAATTTTACAGGCGAGCAAATCATTTGAATTATGGACAGGAAAAGAAATGCCCATTGCAGAAGTCAAAAAGTTTCTGCTTCAAAAATTAAAATCAAGAAAGAGAAAAAATGACACTTAA
- a CDS encoding bifunctional phosphoglucose/phosphomannose isomerase, which yields MLTLNHIRSYDKSDMFSKIANFSEQIKEAVKIGESVKINFSIKKINKIVLTGLGGSAIAGDLLKSYLSEEIKVPIIVNRDYFLPKFVDENTLLIVSSYSGNTEETISAYNDGVKKKAKIFCITSNGEIEKIALKRKHPVIKIPSGYPPRTALGYSFFPILVVLSKLGFIKSKKKEITETINLIEEKSRIYSNPEHEENLAYKIAVRIAGSIPFIYSSGKFDAVAVRWACQIEENAKMLAHFNIFPELNHNEIVGWSGEVEGSVKELMNKISVVILRDECEYERIKYRIEITDDLIRPYAGEVLNIYSEGKSTLARLFSQIYLGDWVSFYLAILNKVDPTPVKPIEYLKSELAKV from the coding sequence ATGCTCACCCTGAACCACATAAGAAGTTATGACAAGTCAGATATGTTTTCAAAGATTGCTAATTTTTCCGAACAAATCAAAGAAGCGGTTAAAATAGGTGAAAGTGTGAAAATTAACTTTTCCATCAAGAAAATTAACAAAATAGTTCTTACTGGGCTTGGTGGTTCGGCAATTGCTGGTGATTTGCTTAAATCTTATCTTTCGGAAGAGATAAAAGTTCCAATAATTGTCAACCGTGATTATTTCCTTCCAAAGTTCGTTGATGAAAATACATTACTTATTGTTTCAAGCTATTCTGGAAATACAGAAGAGACAATCTCGGCTTATAATGACGGCGTAAAGAAAAAAGCGAAAATATTCTGTATCACATCAAATGGTGAGATAGAGAAAATCGCTTTGAAGAGAAAACATCCCGTTATAAAAATTCCATCTGGTTATCCGCCGAGGACTGCACTTGGTTATTCATTTTTTCCAATACTTGTCGTTCTTTCAAAACTTGGTTTTATCAAAAGCAAAAAGAAAGAGATAACTGAAACGATAAATTTAATTGAGGAAAAATCAAGAATTTACTCAAATCCAGAACACGAAGAAAACCTTGCTTATAAAATTGCCGTTCGCATAGCTGGTTCAATACCATTTATTTACTCATCTGGAAAATTTGATGCAGTTGCTGTAAGATGGGCTTGCCAGATTGAGGAAAATGCGAAAATGCTTGCCCATTTCAACATCTTCCCCGAGCTGAATCATAACGAAATCGTCGGATGGTCTGGAGAAGTTGAAGGGAGCGTAAAAGAATTGATGAATAAAATTAGCGTTGTGATTTTAAGGGATGAGTGCGAGTATGAAAGAATAAAGTATAGAATTGAGATAACAGATGATTTGATAAGACCTTATGCGGGTGAAGTTTTAAACATATATTCTGAAGGTAAATCAACGCTTGCGAGGCTGTTTTCACAGATTTATCTTGGTGATTGGGTTAGCTTCTATCTTGCTATCTTAAATAAAGTTGATCCAACACCTGTGAAGCCGATTGAATATCTAAAGTCAGAGCTTGCGAAGGTTTGA
- a CDS encoding phosphotransferase system, enzyme I, PtsI, with protein MASKVIEGIPASPGIAIGIALKYEKLKPKVVRREIKEHEVDVEIDRFLRAIEKSKSELHKIFALAIEKLGSEGAQIFEAQLLMLDDKMIINKIIERIKSEKVNAEFVVNDEVEKYIKFMQSSGDDYLKERANDLEDLKNRVIRNIQQEKWLSRFDSSRIVVAENLTPADTLLFSRNQVLGYATDLGGITSHTAILARALKIPAVVGLKEATKFIKTGDTVILDGYKGILIINPEQTLIDEYVEKLKRISELERKLEQIKSLPAETIDGKKFTLLANIEFPDEVEEAIEKGAEGIGLFRTEYIISNGFIPDEDEQFEEYIKVVEKIYPHKVVIRTFDIGGDKIFKDYHREDNPFLGWRGIRVGIDRPEILLPQLRAILRASVKRNVMIMFPMIASIEEVREVKKMVELAKSQLREERIKFDENIKLGVMIEVPSAALMAKEIAREVDFFSIGTNDLIQYTLAVDRGNETVAKIYQEFHPAVLRLIQFVIESAHRAKIPVAMCGEMAGDPYATILLIGFGLDELSVTPDSIPKVKQVIRAIKYKDAKRISKRALIFKTQEEVKNFIAKELKKVIPEFDF; from the coding sequence ATGGCAAGCAAGGTAATTGAGGGTATACCTGCATCTCCGGGTATAGCAATTGGGATAGCACTTAAATATGAAAAGCTAAAACCAAAGGTTGTTAGAAGAGAAATTAAAGAACATGAAGTTGATGTGGAAATTGACAGGTTTTTGAGAGCGATTGAAAAATCAAAAAGTGAATTACATAAAATTTTTGCTCTCGCAATTGAAAAACTTGGTTCTGAGGGCGCGCAAATTTTTGAAGCACAACTACTGATGCTTGACGATAAAATGATAATAAACAAGATAATTGAAAGGATAAAAAGTGAAAAAGTTAATGCCGAATTTGTTGTAAATGATGAGGTTGAAAAATATATCAAGTTTATGCAGAGCTCTGGGGATGATTATTTGAAGGAGAGAGCAAATGACCTTGAAGATTTGAAAAACAGAGTTATAAGGAATATCCAGCAGGAGAAGTGGCTTTCAAGGTTTGATTCTTCAAGGATCGTTGTTGCTGAAAATTTAACACCAGCGGATACACTCCTTTTCAGCCGAAATCAAGTCCTTGGATATGCAACGGATCTTGGCGGGATCACCTCGCATACTGCAATACTTGCCCGTGCCCTTAAAATTCCAGCTGTCGTCGGATTGAAAGAGGCAACAAAATTTATAAAAACAGGCGACACTGTAATCCTTGATGGCTATAAGGGAATCCTGATAATAAATCCCGAGCAAACATTAATAGATGAATATGTTGAAAAATTGAAAAGGATAAGCGAGCTTGAAAGGAAACTTGAACAAATAAAATCCTTACCAGCTGAGACAATTGACGGAAAGAAATTTACATTACTCGCAAACATAGAATTCCCAGATGAAGTTGAAGAGGCAATTGAAAAGGGTGCTGAGGGGATAGGATTGTTTAGGACGGAATATATCATAAGCAATGGCTTTATACCAGATGAAGACGAACAATTTGAGGAATATATTAAAGTTGTGGAAAAAATTTATCCTCATAAGGTTGTCATAAGGACGTTTGATATCGGTGGCGATAAAATTTTCAAAGATTACCACCGGGAAGATAACCCATTTCTTGGATGGCGTGGTATCAGGGTTGGGATTGATAGACCTGAGATTTTGCTTCCGCAGTTGAGAGCTATCCTTAGGGCAAGTGTTAAAAGAAATGTTATGATAATGTTTCCCATGATCGCAAGCATTGAAGAGGTTAGAGAAGTTAAAAAGATGGTTGAACTTGCGAAATCACAACTTCGTGAAGAGAGAATAAAATTTGATGAGAACATAAAACTTGGTGTGATGATTGAGGTTCCATCTGCTGCTTTGATGGCGAAGGAAATCGCAAGGGAAGTTGATTTCTTTAGTATAGGGACAAACGATTTAATTCAATATACACTTGCGGTTGATCGTGGAAATGAAACGGTCGCAAAGATTTATCAAGAATTTCATCCTGCGGTTTTAAGATTAATCCAGTTTGTAATTGAATCAGCTCACAGAGCTAAAATACCCGTTGCAATGTGTGGTGAGATGGCCGGAGATCCATATGCAACGATTTTGCTTATTGGATTTGGACTTGATGAGTTAAGTGTTACGCCCGATTCAATTCCAAAGGTAAAACAAGTTATAAGAGCCATAAAATATAAAGACGCAAAACGGATAAGCAAACGAGCACTTATCTTTAAAACCCAAGAAGAAGTAAAAAACTTCATCGCAAAAGAGTTAAAGAAAGTGATCCCAGAGTTTGATTTTTAA
- a CDS encoding phosphocarrier protein, whose amino-acid sequence MVKKEVEIKNRTGLHTRPAAMLVKLASKFKSDFFIEKNGIEINGKSIIGVMSLAAEQGSKLTLKFIGEDEEEAAKAIIELFESGFGELGELNKIDENRDGKQGN is encoded by the coding sequence ATGGTAAAGAAGGAAGTTGAGATCAAAAATAGAACGGGGCTTCATACTCGTCCAGCGGCAATGCTTGTTAAGCTTGCTTCAAAATTTAAATCTGATTTTTTCATTGAGAAAAATGGAATTGAGATAAATGGGAAAAGCATAATTGGGGTTATGTCCCTTGCAGCTGAGCAGGGCTCAAAACTGACTTTAAAATTTATCGGCGAGGATGAAGAGGAGGCTGCAAAAGCAATCATTGAACTTTTTGAATCTGGATTTGGTGAGCTTGGTGAATTAAATAAAATTGATGAAAATAGAGATGGCAAGCAAGGTAATTGA
- a CDS encoding geranylgeranyl diphosphate synthase, type II: MDYDQRYNAYKKVIDERLKQALIEEKPVGLYEPIRYILFAGGKRIRPIILLLSCESLGGDYKDAINAALAVEIFHNFTLVHDDIMDNADLRRGLLTIHKRWGINTAILSGDAMFAIAYKFLSSIKSARIDEIFNSFTQAAIEVCEGQALDLELETSFDVSIDDYIKMISKKTASLIKNSARIGALIANGSNEQILALENYGLNLGLAFQFMDDLLDVVASSDEFGKSIGGDIVNGKRTFLLLTAMGKVEGKDREIIEKVFVKKNLDPSIVHEVKEIYIRYGIVDEAQEMVRFYTNLAINSLEPIPESDSRSMLIWLANKLCERKI, translated from the coding sequence GTGGATTACGACCAAAGGTATAACGCTTATAAAAAGGTCATAGATGAGCGCTTAAAGCAGGCGTTGATAGAGGAAAAGCCTGTTGGTTTATATGAACCAATAAGGTATATTTTGTTTGCTGGCGGGAAAAGGATAAGACCTATAATTCTTCTTCTTTCGTGCGAATCGCTTGGTGGTGATTACAAGGATGCAATTAATGCAGCGCTTGCTGTTGAGATTTTTCATAACTTCACACTTGTTCACGATGATATAATGGACAATGCCGACCTTCGCCGGGGATTGCTAACGATTCACAAAAGATGGGGTATAAACACAGCCATTTTAAGTGGTGATGCTATGTTTGCAATCGCATATAAGTTTTTATCTTCCATAAAATCGGCAAGAATAGATGAAATTTTTAATTCATTTACCCAAGCTGCAATTGAGGTTTGTGAGGGTCAAGCGCTTGATCTTGAGCTTGAGACAAGTTTTGATGTTAGCATTGATGATTACATTAAAATGATAAGCAAAAAAACGGCATCTTTGATAAAAAATTCAGCCAGAATAGGAGCTTTAATCGCAAATGGGAGCAATGAACAAATCCTGGCGCTTGAAAATTATGGTCTTAATCTTGGGCTTGCATTTCAATTTATGGATGATCTCCTTGATGTCGTCGCTAGCTCAGATGAATTTGGAAAGTCAATAGGTGGGGATATTGTAAACGGTAAAAGAACTTTTCTTCTTTTAACAGCAATGGGAAAAGTTGAGGGGAAGGATAGGGAAATCATAGAAAAGGTGTTTGTAAAGAAAAATCTTGACCCATCAATAGTTCACGAGGTTAAAGAAATTTACATTCGCTATGGAATAGTTGATGAAGCTCAAGAGATGGTTAGATTTTACACTAATCTTGCTATAAACTCACTTGAACCTATCCCTGAGTCTGATTCACGCTCAATGCTTATCTGGCTTGCAAACAAATTATGCGAGAGAAAAATTTGA
- a CDS encoding DNA helicase-2 / ATP-dependent DNA helicase PcrA produces MEKKKYILKREIFEEHSVKPSKIRYRDELNPAQYEAVMTLEGPVLVIAGAGTGKTRTITYRVARLVEIGVNPESILLLTFTRKAAQEMLNRASILLDARCDRVSGGTFHSFANLTLRRYAHLLKYDNSFTILDQGDAEDVINLLRTQEGYDRAKVRFPRKQTLYEIYSKSINTETPIEEIVLNEFPHYYEQTDDILKLFRIYNSYKSKHNLMDYDDLLLNLKRLLEEFEDVRKKLANQYKYIMIDEYQDTNKLQADIVRLLGMEHRNVMAVGDDSQSIYAFRGANFRNIMDFPKDFPETKIIKLEENYRSTQPILNLANEIIDKAREKYTKVLYTKKPGGELPVIVIAPSENHQSKFVVQKVLELREEGIPLNQIAVLFRASYLSFDLEIELAKANIPFVKFGGFKFIETAHIKDIIAHLRVILNPNDVISWHRILLLLDGVGPRTAQKVIEDITSGKLNIKTNPKFWLDFKGYPESVARLFKLLYTIYPDDISVQQKTEIILRYYEPIMRDKYDDYEKRKKDLEIFENIASRYDSLEEFLTDLAIEPPNESISEIVPPGTDDEFLVLSTIHSAKGLEWNTVFIIHALDGIFPSSHSAKNDDEMEEERRLMYVACTRAKEHLFICYPVGIYDSRTGFILTKPSRFIANLPDGLVEYWVIDEE; encoded by the coding sequence ATGGAGAAAAAGAAATACATCCTTAAGCGTGAAATCTTTGAGGAACATAGCGTAAAACCTTCAAAAATAAGATATAGAGACGAACTTAATCCAGCACAATATGAAGCGGTGATGACACTTGAAGGACCAGTTCTTGTAATCGCTGGCGCTGGGACAGGAAAAACAAGAACAATAACCTACCGTGTTGCTCGCCTTGTTGAAATCGGCGTTAACCCAGAATCAATTCTGCTACTCACATTTACCCGAAAAGCTGCCCAGGAGATGCTAAACCGTGCTTCAATTCTCCTTGACGCAAGATGCGATAGAGTATCTGGTGGAACTTTCCACTCATTCGCAAATCTAACCCTAAGAAGATATGCCCACCTTTTAAAATATGATAATTCTTTTACCATACTTGACCAGGGAGATGCTGAAGATGTGATAAACCTCCTTAGAACCCAAGAAGGATATGATAGGGCAAAAGTTAGATTCCCACGTAAACAAACACTTTATGAAATTTACAGCAAAAGCATAAACACAGAAACACCCATTGAAGAAATCGTCCTAAATGAATTCCCACATTATTATGAACAAACTGATGATATCCTTAAACTATTCCGCATTTATAACTCGTATAAATCAAAACATAACCTCATGGATTATGATGATCTTTTGCTAAATCTGAAACGATTACTTGAAGAGTTTGAAGATGTTCGCAAAAAACTCGCAAACCAGTATAAATACATAATGATTGACGAATATCAGGATACGAACAAGCTTCAAGCGGATATAGTTCGGCTTTTGGGGATGGAACATAGAAATGTGATGGCTGTTGGCGATGACTCCCAAAGCATATATGCATTCAGGGGAGCAAACTTTAGAAACATAATGGACTTCCCAAAGGATTTTCCCGAAACAAAAATCATAAAACTTGAAGAAAATTACAGAAGCACACAACCAATTTTAAATCTCGCCAACGAAATAATTGATAAAGCAAGGGAAAAATATACAAAAGTTCTTTACACCAAAAAGCCAGGTGGGGAACTGCCAGTAATAGTAATTGCACCAAGTGAAAATCACCAATCAAAGTTCGTCGTCCAAAAAGTTCTTGAACTAAGAGAAGAAGGTATACCATTAAATCAAATCGCTGTGCTTTTTAGAGCAAGCTATTTATCATTTGACCTTGAAATTGAACTTGCAAAAGCAAATATACCGTTTGTCAAATTTGGCGGTTTTAAATTCATTGAAACCGCTCATATAAAAGATATCATCGCACATCTTCGTGTAATTTTAAACCCAAACGATGTCATCTCATGGCATAGAATTCTTCTCCTGCTTGATGGAGTTGGACCCAGAACAGCTCAAAAAGTAATTGAAGATATAACATCGGGAAAATTAAACATCAAAACAAACCCAAAGTTTTGGCTTGACTTCAAGGGTTATCCAGAAAGCGTTGCAAGACTATTTAAACTACTTTACACAATTTATCCAGATGATATCTCTGTTCAGCAGAAAACAGAAATAATACTTCGCTATTATGAACCGATAATGAGAGATAAATACGACGATTATGAAAAAAGGAAAAAAGACCTTGAAATTTTTGAAAACATCGCCTCACGATACGACTCGCTTGAAGAATTTTTAACAGATCTCGCAATTGAGCCACCAAATGAAAGCATCTCCGAGATAGTTCCCCCTGGAACAGATGATGAATTCCTCGTCCTTTCAACAATTCACTCTGCTAAAGGTCTTGAGTGGAACACTGTATTTATAATTCACGCCCTTGATGGAATCTTTCCATCTTCCCATTCAGCCAAAAACGATGATGAAATGGAAGAAGAAAGAAGACTAATGTATGTTGCTTGCACAAGGGCAAAAGAACATCTTTTTATATGTTATCCAGTTGGAATTTATGATTCCAGAACTGGATTTATCTTAACAAAGCCATCAAGGTTTATAGCAAACCTTCCAGATGGCTTGGTTGAATATTGGGTCATTGATGAAGAATAA
- a CDS encoding tryptophanyl-tRNA synthetase, producing the protein MAGKVVLSGMRPTGKLHLGHLVGVLENWVKLQKEHNCFFLIADYHALTTNVDTSEIYQNSIEMLIDWLASGVDPNLSPVFRQSQIKEHAELHLIFSMLISVSRLERNPTLKEQVRDLQLDSITYGHLGYPVLQAADILLYKGELVPVGEDQLPHLEITRDIAKRFNQVYAPVFPEPEPLLTEFARLPGLDGKRMSKSLGNTILISDPPDEIKKKMKKAFTDPQKIYKGDPGRPDICLVFTYHKKFNPDEVQEIRKGCESGQLGCVECKSKCAEKIIEFLKPIHEKRAHFESNLKEVKQILLSGEERAREVARKTMQDVHEAMKLG; encoded by the coding sequence ATGGCTGGAAAAGTTGTTTTAAGTGGAATGAGACCAACTGGGAAACTTCACCTTGGTCACCTTGTCGGCGTCCTTGAAAACTGGGTCAAACTTCAAAAGGAACATAATTGCTTTTTTCTCATTGCGGATTATCACGCATTAACTACAAATGTAGATACCTCGGAGATTTACCAAAACTCAATAGAAATGTTAATTGATTGGCTCGCTTCAGGGGTTGACCCAAATCTAAGCCCCGTTTTTAGACAATCACAAATCAAGGAACATGCAGAGTTGCACTTGATCTTTTCAATGTTAATCAGCGTCTCACGACTTGAAAGAAACCCAACATTGAAAGAACAAGTCCGAGACCTTCAACTTGACAGTATAACCTACGGGCATCTTGGTTATCCAGTTTTACAAGCTGCCGATATCTTACTTTATAAAGGTGAGCTTGTTCCCGTTGGAGAAGACCAATTGCCACATCTTGAAATAACCCGAGATATCGCCAAAAGATTTAATCAAGTTTATGCTCCCGTTTTCCCCGAACCAGAACCACTTTTAACTGAATTTGCAAGACTGCCCGGGCTTGATGGGAAAAGGATGAGTAAATCACTTGGAAATACAATTCTAATCTCCGATCCACCAGATGAGATAAAGAAAAAAATGAAAAAAGCCTTCACAGACCCGCAAAAAATTTACAAAGGTGACCCTGGAAGACCCGATATTTGCCTTGTTTTCACATACCATAAAAAGTTTAATCCCGATGAAGTCCAAGAGATAAGAAAAGGTTGCGAGTCTGGTCAACTTGGCTGTGTTGAATGTAAATCAAAATGTGCTGAGAAAATAATTGAATTTTTAAAACCGATACATGAAAAAAGAGCCCATTTTGAATCAAACCTCAAAGAAGTTAAGCAAATTTTGCTATCTGGCGAAGAAAGAGCTCGGGAAGTCGCACGTAAAACAATGCAAGATGTCCACGAAGCAATGAAACTTGGCTGA
- a CDS encoding condensin subunit ScpA — protein MKYKIKLPYFEGPLDLLLFFVKRDELNIYDIPISKITKDFLEYIHLMQMLDLEIASEFIVMASTLMQIKAKMLLPKPETEDEEEEDPRTELVKRLLEYKKFKELANEFSKMEDEAGKIYYRQYFKHDVKDYHDDEELYDFLKDVSLFDLLMAFKSVFEKAKEKEFHEVESQIYKVEDEIENILNRLKFHDRFSFNEILTDHAEKIKIIVAFLAILELAKLRKIKLSQQDTFGEIIIERAFDPQERYADAI, from the coding sequence ATGAAATATAAAATCAAACTCCCATATTTTGAAGGTCCCCTTGATCTCCTTCTTTTCTTCGTCAAAAGGGACGAGCTTAACATATATGATATCCCAATTTCAAAAATTACTAAAGATTTCCTTGAATACATCCACCTTATGCAAATGCTTGACCTTGAGATAGCAAGCGAGTTTATCGTTATGGCATCAACACTTATGCAGATAAAAGCAAAGATGCTTTTGCCAAAACCAGAAACAGAAGATGAAGAAGAGGAAGACCCGAGAACTGAACTTGTAAAACGACTCCTTGAATATAAAAAATTTAAGGAGCTTGCCAACGAGTTTTCAAAAATGGAAGACGAGGCTGGAAAAATCTACTACCGTCAGTACTTTAAACATGATGTAAAAGATTATCATGACGATGAAGAACTTTATGATTTCCTAAAAGATGTCTCACTGTTTGACTTGCTCATGGCATTTAAAAGTGTATTTGAAAAGGCAAAAGAAAAAGAATTTCATGAAGTTGAGAGCCAGATTTACAAAGTTGAAGATGAAATAGAAAACATACTTAACAGGCTAAAATTCCACGATAGATTTTCGTTCAATGAAATCCTCACAGACCACGCTGAAAAAATAAAAATCATTGTCGCTTTCCTTGCAATCCTTGAACTTGCAAAATTGAGAAAAATAAAATTATCACAGCAAGATACATTCGGAGAGATTATCATAGAAAGGGCTTTTGACCCTCAAGAAAGATACGCTGACGCAATCTAA
- a CDS encoding segregation and condensation protein B, producing MGNIKSIIEAIIFASDTPLSLKQIKDIVNEPNKKLSSNGETSKITEEEIKNFIDELNQEYAERGSAFRIIEIAEGYQFATLPEFAKWIGKLFKEKSKKKLSQPALETLAIIAYKQPISKPEIEAIRGVNVDHIIKTLLEKRLITIVGRAETIGRPLLYGTTKEFLKYFGLKDLSELPKPSEIEEIMKEEESEKLNLQDEVNKNEREKNEEN from the coding sequence ATGGGAAATATAAAATCAATCATTGAAGCGATAATTTTCGCCTCCGATACCCCATTGAGTTTGAAACAGATCAAAGATATTGTAAACGAGCCAAATAAGAAACTCTCATCAAATGGCGAAACGAGCAAAATAACGGAGGAAGAAATTAAAAATTTTATTGACGAATTAAATCAAGAATATGCCGAAAGAGGCTCTGCCTTTAGAATTATAGAAATAGCAGAAGGATATCAATTTGCAACCCTTCCTGAATTTGCGAAATGGATTGGGAAACTTTTTAAAGAAAAAAGCAAGAAAAAACTTTCACAGCCAGCGCTTGAAACCCTTGCTATAATCGCATACAAACAACCAATAAGCAAACCTGAAATTGAGGCAATCCGTGGAGTAAATGTTGACCACATAATTAAAACACTACTTGAAAAAAGATTGATAACAATCGTCGGAAGAGCTGAAACCATCGGGAGACCACTTCTATATGGGACAACAAAAGAATTCTTAAAATACTTTGGCTTGAAAGATTTATCGGAATTACCAAAGCCATCGGAAATTGAGGAAATTATGAAAGAAGAGGAAAGCGAAAAACTAAATCTACAAGACGAGGTGAACAAGAATGAAAGAGAAAAAAATGAAGAAAATTGA
- a CDS encoding ribosomal large subunit pseudouridine synthase B, which produces MKEKKMKKIEKADELIRLNKYLAMCGIASRRKADELIQQGRVAVNGEVITQLGIKIDPRKDKVTVDGKPVKPEEKFVYIVLNKPKDCITTVKDEKGRRTVLDLVKVKQRIFPVGRLDRNTTGVLLLTNDGELAYRLMHPKFKIEKAYKVEIDKPIKPEDIEKLKRGIMLDGRKTEACDIYILPDSDRKELGITIHEGRYRQIRRMFERLGYKVRKLHRVSFGGITVSGMKRGEWRYLTEKEIRKLKKLVGLE; this is translated from the coding sequence ATGAAAGAGAAAAAAATGAAGAAAATTGAAAAAGCCGACGAGCTTATTCGCCTTAACAAATACCTTGCGATGTGCGGGATCGCATCAAGAAGAAAAGCCGATGAACTAATCCAGCAAGGAAGAGTTGCGGTAAATGGTGAGGTCATAACACAACTCGGCATAAAAATAGACCCCCGAAAAGATAAAGTCACAGTTGATGGAAAACCTGTAAAACCTGAAGAAAAATTTGTTTATATCGTCTTAAACAAACCAAAGGATTGCATAACAACAGTAAAAGACGAAAAAGGAAGACGAACAGTTCTTGATCTTGTAAAAGTTAAACAAAGAATTTTCCCGGTTGGGCGACTTGATAGAAACACAACAGGTGTCCTTCTTCTCACAAATGATGGGGAACTCGCCTATCGCCTTATGCACCCGAAATTTAAAATTGAAAAAGCGTATAAAGTTGAGATAGATAAACCAATAAAACCGGAAGACATTGAAAAATTAAAGCGAGGTATAATGCTTGATGGCAGAAAAACAGAAGCATGCGATATTTACATCCTTCCAGATAGCGATAGAAAAGAGCTTGGCATAACAATTCATGAGGGAAGATATAGACAAATAAGAAGAATGTTTGAACGCCTCGGATACAAAGTTAGAAAATTGCACAGGGTAAGCTTCGGCGGTATAACTGTTAGCGGGATGAAAAGAGGGGAATGGAGATATCTCACAGAAAAGGAAATAAGAAAGTTGAAAAAACTCGTTGGACTTGAATGA